From one Longimicrobiales bacterium genomic stretch:
- a CDS encoding PD-(D/E)XK nuclease family protein → MPDPRTFLDWNRPALPAAAAMLAESHADADSVDLGGVLVALPGARAARRLKELLVEEADRRGLRLVPPQVTTLGSLPEMLYTPTAPLLDSGTAVRLWLHQLRTAAAEDLALLFPHAPQADDVRGWLHLARTVMALHETVGAAGRTFADVAGSCDDSLLYDDTNRWSALARLQAGYAAATDAQQRVDRDLERIHAVERRAVACEQDLWLIGVAEMPLVLRSMLRLLVRPRPGGVHILVHAPASEAERFDDLGCVVLRAWLDTDIPLRDEQLAIVGHPSNQATDVARYLASLDATFAADDIVIAVPDREVVPYLEQQLATSDVTVRDAAGIPVGRTSAYRLLETIADVVRDGSFDAVAALARHPAFGDWLRRRRWDIEHRGAAAFRERDGWLIQLDEFLAQRLPVSLAHELPAAEGRGRTLVEALRVALMGESVLGRLHGRRALREWMPVILELLLEIYGDRAFSRDLPDERRLLGAAEVLRDAALEHVRVAPELDVECDAAAAIRVLLDDVRAATLAPEADEAAIELLGWLELHLDDAPVAVLTGMNEPFVPAAINADAFLPNSLRSRLGIIDNDMRHARDAYQLTAMLHSRRVHAIAGRRTMTGDPLRPSRLVLATSGDALARRIRTFLEDDADGTRAAADVAQATSSAFVLPPQKTISLEAPPDTFRVTEFRNILADPYLWALDRVMGGDAVDDSARELDPLRFGDVAHKVLERFGRSEAATWEDADRIAAWLNHALDAHVDEVLGRTLPAVALQIEQLRLRLHSFARCQAAWIRDGWKTVAIECGTPDGGAPLEVDGTTVRLRGRIDRVDYHEGRNEWALFDYKTSEKVQTPEDAHRRRSGEWTDLQLPLYHAILPHIVDAEGRPVTQNEGGTVRVGYVTLCGEPNEIDFRIASWTAADLADALEAAREAIRAVRGNAFSFAGVSSDWLSDDMAELLGQGRLVREDEELQEEVVL, encoded by the coding sequence ATGCCGGATCCACGCACCTTCCTCGACTGGAACCGCCCCGCGCTTCCCGCTGCGGCCGCCATGCTGGCGGAGTCGCACGCGGATGCGGACAGCGTGGACCTGGGCGGTGTCCTCGTCGCGCTGCCGGGTGCCCGGGCCGCGCGCAGGCTGAAGGAATTGCTCGTGGAGGAGGCGGATCGTCGCGGGCTCCGGCTCGTGCCGCCGCAGGTGACGACGCTCGGCTCGCTGCCGGAGATGCTGTACACGCCGACGGCGCCACTGCTCGACTCCGGCACGGCAGTCCGCCTCTGGCTGCATCAGCTCCGGACCGCCGCGGCCGAGGACCTCGCGCTGCTCTTTCCGCACGCGCCGCAGGCGGACGACGTGCGCGGCTGGCTGCACCTGGCGCGGACGGTCATGGCACTGCACGAGACGGTGGGCGCCGCGGGTCGCACGTTCGCGGACGTCGCTGGGAGCTGCGACGATTCGCTGCTCTACGACGACACGAACCGCTGGAGCGCGCTTGCACGGCTGCAGGCCGGCTACGCGGCGGCAACCGACGCGCAGCAGCGCGTGGACCGCGACCTCGAGCGCATCCATGCCGTGGAGCGCAGGGCGGTCGCGTGCGAGCAGGACCTGTGGCTGATCGGCGTCGCGGAGATGCCGCTGGTGCTGCGCAGCATGCTGCGGCTGCTGGTGCGCCCGCGGCCGGGTGGTGTCCACATCCTGGTGCATGCGCCGGCATCCGAAGCCGAGCGCTTCGACGACCTCGGCTGCGTTGTCCTCCGCGCATGGCTGGACACCGACATCCCGCTGCGCGACGAGCAGCTCGCGATCGTCGGGCACCCGTCGAACCAGGCGACCGACGTCGCACGCTATCTCGCATCGCTCGACGCGACATTCGCAGCCGACGACATCGTGATCGCCGTTCCGGACCGGGAGGTCGTGCCGTACCTCGAGCAGCAGCTTGCGACATCGGACGTGACGGTGCGCGACGCCGCCGGCATACCGGTCGGGCGCACGTCCGCGTACCGGCTGCTCGAGACGATCGCGGACGTCGTGCGGGACGGATCGTTCGATGCGGTCGCCGCGCTCGCGCGTCATCCGGCGTTCGGCGACTGGCTGCGCAGGCGCCGCTGGGACATCGAGCACCGGGGGGCGGCCGCGTTCCGCGAGCGGGACGGCTGGCTGATCCAGCTCGACGAGTTCCTGGCGCAGCGGCTGCCGGTCTCACTGGCGCATGAGCTGCCGGCGGCGGAAGGCCGAGGCCGCACGCTCGTGGAAGCGCTGCGCGTCGCGCTGATGGGTGAGTCGGTGCTCGGGCGGCTGCACGGGCGGCGCGCGCTGCGCGAGTGGATGCCTGTGATCCTGGAGCTGCTGCTCGAGATCTACGGTGACCGCGCGTTCAGCCGCGATCTGCCGGATGAGCGTCGGCTGCTCGGCGCGGCCGAGGTGTTGCGCGATGCCGCGCTCGAGCACGTGCGCGTCGCGCCGGAGCTCGACGTCGAATGCGACGCCGCAGCGGCGATCCGCGTTCTTCTCGACGACGTGCGCGCTGCGACGCTGGCGCCGGAGGCCGATGAGGCCGCGATCGAGCTGCTCGGCTGGCTCGAGCTGCACCTGGACGACGCGCCCGTCGCCGTGCTCACGGGCATGAACGAGCCGTTCGTACCCGCGGCGATCAATGCGGACGCGTTCCTGCCGAACTCGCTGCGCTCGCGGCTCGGCATCATCGACAACGACATGCGCCACGCGCGCGATGCGTACCAACTCACCGCGATGCTGCATTCGCGGCGGGTGCATGCGATCGCCGGACGTCGCACGATGACGGGCGATCCGCTGCGGCCGAGCCGCCTGGTGCTGGCCACGTCCGGCGATGCGCTGGCGCGCCGCATCCGGACGTTCCTGGAAGACGATGCGGACGGCACGCGTGCGGCAGCGGACGTGGCGCAGGCGACGTCGTCGGCGTTCGTGCTGCCGCCGCAGAAGACGATCTCGCTCGAGGCGCCGCCCGACACCTTCCGCGTCACCGAGTTCCGCAACATCCTCGCGGACCCGTACCTGTGGGCGCTCGATCGGGTGATGGGCGGCGATGCCGTGGACGACAGTGCACGCGAGCTCGATCCACTGCGCTTCGGCGACGTCGCGCACAAGGTGCTCGAGCGCTTCGGGCGCTCGGAAGCGGCGACGTGGGAGGATGCGGATCGGATTGCCGCGTGGCTGAACCACGCGCTGGACGCGCATGTCGACGAGGTGCTCGGCAGGACGCTGCCGGCCGTCGCGCTGCAGATCGAGCAGCTACGGCTGCGGCTGCACTCGTTCGCCCGCTGCCAGGCAGCATGGATCCGCGACGGCTGGAAGACGGTCGCCATCGAATGCGGCACACCGGACGGTGGTGCACCCCTCGAGGTGGACGGCACGACCGTGCGCCTGCGGGGCCGCATCGACCGCGTCGACTACCACGAAGGCCGCAACGAGTGGGCGCTCTTCGATTACAAGACGTCGGAAAAGGTGCAGACGCCGGAGGACGCACATCGCAGGCGCAGCGGCGAATGGACCGACCTGCAGCTGCCGCTGTACCACGCGATCCTCCCGCACATCGTCGATGCCGAAGGACGGCCCGTGACGCAGAACGAGGGCGGCACCGTGCGCGTCGGCTACGTCACGCTGTGCGGTGAGCCGAACGAGATCGACTTCCGCATTGCGTCATGGACGGCTGCAGACCTGGCCGACGCACTCGAGGCGGCACGCGAGGCGATCCGCGCCGTTCGAGGCAATGCGTTCTCCTTCGCGGGTGTCAGCAGCGACTGGCTGAGCGACGACATGGCCGAGCTGCTCGGGCAGGGTCGCCTGGTCCGCGAGGACGAGGAGCTGCAGGAGGAGGTGGTGCTGTGA